A stretch of the Halorussus salinus genome encodes the following:
- the aroE gene encoding shikimate dehydrogenase, translating to MNVFGLLGNPVGHSLSPPMHEAAYDALGMDARYVTFEPALDDLGAAIEGAQTLGVAGLNVTIPFKQDALAHVEPDDLATRIGAVNTIDFGTGGEDRGDDETTAPPTGHNTDVAGVRRSFAHHDVTLANQNAVVVGAGGAARAAVFALADAGASVHVANRTVERAQRLVADLDGPTRKDATRKDAARKDATRDDSEEATAGGLDSLETRVPEADVLVNATSVGMEEDRSPVPAETLHGDLAVLDAVYRPLDTRLLREARERGATTIDGAWMLLYQGVEAFELWTGRDAPVSAMNEALRARL from the coding sequence ATGAACGTGTTCGGACTCCTCGGCAACCCCGTCGGCCACTCGCTGTCGCCGCCGATGCACGAGGCGGCCTACGACGCCCTCGGGATGGACGCTCGGTACGTCACCTTCGAACCCGCACTGGACGACCTCGGCGCGGCAATCGAGGGGGCACAGACCCTCGGCGTCGCGGGCCTGAACGTCACCATCCCGTTCAAACAGGACGCGCTGGCCCACGTCGAACCCGACGACCTCGCGACTCGCATCGGCGCGGTCAACACCATCGACTTCGGGACCGGTGGCGAGGACCGAGGAGACGACGAAACAACAGCCCCACCGACCGGCCACAACACCGACGTAGCGGGCGTCCGTCGGTCGTTCGCGCACCACGACGTGACGCTCGCGAACCAGAACGCGGTCGTCGTCGGCGCTGGCGGCGCGGCCCGCGCGGCGGTCTTCGCGCTCGCGGACGCTGGTGCGAGCGTCCACGTCGCGAACCGGACGGTCGAGCGCGCCCAGCGACTCGTCGCGGACCTCGACGGCCCGACACGCAAGGACGCGACTCGCAAGGATGCGGCCCGCAAGGATGCGACCCGCGACGACTCCGAGGAGGCGACCGCTGGCGGTCTCGACTCGCTCGAAACTCGCGTCCCCGAGGCCGACGTGCTGGTCAACGCGACCAGCGTCGGCATGGAGGAGGACCGGTCGCCGGTCCCGGCCGAGACGCTCCACGGCGACCTCGCGGTACTGGACGCGGTGTACCGGCCGCTCGACACCCGCCTCCTGCGCGAGGCCCGCGAGCGCGGCGCGACCACCATCGACGGCGCGTGGATGCTGTTGTATCAGGGCGTCGAGGCGTTCGAGTTGTGGACCGGCCGAGACGCACCCGTGAGCGCGATGAACGAGGCGCTTCGGGCACGGCTTTAA
- a CDS encoding D-aminoacyl-tRNA deacylase, translating into MIAIVVSRADSASEHIGDHLLDLADWETREEGTRPDAEGGGTYYRNDDFELREFDALHLDIEAAADPFEDPDLLVFASKHSGDTGPLLTAHFTGNFGPAEYGGVAGGLAEACPNAHAKLLDAFEEYAPDQYEVGMECTHHGPSEVGVPSLFAELGSDDEQWNDPEGARAVARGILDLADVSPHRERQLVGFGGGHYVPRFERIERETDWAVGHIAADWVLDAMGSPEQNREVLRRAFEESRAERAVVEGEYPDLKSVLAESGYEVVGETWVRETTGVALELVERAESDLSGIAEGLRFGDAATTVEGDADYEVVDLPTGLLGEAQGIDADETREAVAANLLAFETEQSGTRAAGRAAVRAPDDRDELIDGLADLLRRKYESVAREEGAVVARETTFDPEKARTLGVPEGPAFGKLSSGQSVTVRGDEIDPETVQSERVRRFEL; encoded by the coding sequence GTGATTGCCATCGTCGTCAGCAGAGCCGACTCGGCCTCCGAACACATCGGCGACCACCTGCTGGACCTCGCGGACTGGGAGACCCGCGAGGAGGGCACGCGTCCGGACGCCGAGGGCGGCGGGACCTACTATCGAAACGACGACTTTGAGCTTCGGGAGTTCGACGCGCTCCACCTCGACATCGAGGCGGCCGCCGACCCGTTCGAGGACCCCGACCTGCTGGTGTTCGCGTCCAAGCACTCCGGGGACACCGGGCCGCTCCTCACCGCTCACTTCACGGGGAACTTCGGCCCGGCGGAGTACGGCGGGGTCGCGGGCGGTCTCGCGGAGGCGTGTCCGAACGCCCACGCGAAGCTCCTCGATGCGTTCGAGGAGTACGCCCCTGACCAGTACGAGGTCGGGATGGAGTGTACCCACCACGGTCCCTCGGAGGTCGGCGTCCCCTCGCTGTTCGCGGAGTTGGGAAGCGACGACGAGCAGTGGAACGACCCCGAGGGTGCCCGCGCAGTCGCGCGGGGCATCCTCGATTTGGCGGACGTTTCCCCCCACCGCGAGCGCCAGTTGGTCGGCTTCGGCGGCGGCCACTACGTCCCGCGGTTCGAGCGCATCGAGCGCGAGACAGACTGGGCGGTCGGGCACATCGCGGCCGACTGGGTGCTGGACGCGATGGGGTCGCCCGAGCAGAACCGCGAGGTGCTTCGGCGGGCCTTCGAGGAGAGCCGGGCCGAGCGCGCGGTCGTGGAGGGCGAGTATCCCGACCTGAAGTCGGTCCTCGCGGAGTCGGGCTACGAGGTCGTGGGCGAGACGTGGGTCCGGGAGACGACCGGCGTCGCCCTCGAACTGGTCGAGCGCGCGGAGTCGGACCTCTCGGGAATCGCGGAGGGACTGCGGTTCGGCGACGCCGCGACGACCGTCGAGGGCGACGCCGACTACGAGGTCGTGGACCTGCCGACGGGACTCCTCGGGGAAGCCCAAGGCATCGACGCCGACGAGACCCGCGAGGCGGTCGCCGCGAATCTGCTGGCGTTCGAGACCGAACAGAGCGGGACGCGCGCGGCGGGGCGCGCCGCGGTCCGCGCGCCAGACGACCGCGACGAGCTAATCGACGGGCTGGCCGACCTGCTTCGCCGGAAGTACGAGTCGGTCGCCCGCGAGGAGGGCGCGGTCGTCGCCCGCGAGACCACCTTCGACCCGGAGAAGGCCCGCACCTTGGGCGTCCCCGAGGGACCGGCGTTCGGGAAGCTCTCGTCGGGCCAGTCGGTCACGGTCCGGGGTGACGAAATCGACCCCGAGACGGTCCAGTCCGAACGCGTTCGGCGGTTCGAGTTGTAA
- a CDS encoding sodium/calcium exchanger protein codes for MLSRLRHPLAAVGTTTALTLPWVYVWATGGTGGLSHLQTVAITGVAVLGASFMLAWAAETAEKDVPRAFALAVLAVLAVAPEYAVDALYAWTAGANAGTESGMQAANLAVANMTGANRILIGLGWSGIALFTVYRAGSSADPAVVEKSGFLKNKIQIDRDLATEIAFLLAATAFAFFVPIGGGIGMVDTVVLVGLYALYIGIVIRGEVDEHDEQVGVPAYFQSYSKLPRIATVLGLFAYSGGMIYTAVHPFAHGLEELGLQLGIPPFFMIQWLAPLASESPELIVVAYLVNKARSTAGFNALISSKLNQWTLLIGTLAVVYSIAAGSIGALPFDEKQQAEIWITAAQSFFALGVLANFEISVREAVVLLVLFVSQVAAEFWIIQTMADAQAHELSMLILYAYTAVYVVLGVGLFVARRDELRGIYDRTAANARNALPGGSEQVEHAD; via the coding sequence ATGTTGAGTCGTTTACGTCATCCTCTCGCCGCAGTCGGTACGACGACGGCGCTCACGCTCCCGTGGGTCTACGTCTGGGCGACGGGTGGCACAGGCGGACTGAGCCACCTCCAGACGGTCGCCATCACCGGGGTGGCGGTACTGGGTGCCTCCTTCATGCTCGCGTGGGCCGCCGAGACGGCCGAGAAGGACGTGCCGCGCGCGTTCGCACTGGCCGTGCTGGCGGTCCTCGCGGTCGCTCCGGAGTACGCGGTGGACGCGCTCTACGCGTGGACCGCCGGAGCGAACGCCGGTACCGAGAGCGGCATGCAAGCCGCGAACCTCGCGGTCGCGAACATGACCGGCGCGAACCGCATCCTCATCGGACTGGGGTGGTCGGGCATCGCGTTGTTCACGGTGTACCGAGCCGGTAGCTCGGCGGACCCCGCAGTGGTCGAGAAGTCCGGATTCCTGAAGAACAAGATTCAGATCGACCGCGACCTCGCCACCGAAATCGCGTTCCTGCTCGCCGCGACCGCCTTCGCGTTCTTCGTGCCGATAGGCGGCGGTATCGGCATGGTGGACACGGTTGTTCTCGTCGGCCTGTACGCCCTCTACATCGGCATCGTCATCCGCGGCGAGGTTGACGAACACGACGAGCAGGTGGGGGTCCCGGCGTACTTCCAAAGCTACTCCAAGCTCCCGCGAATCGCCACCGTCCTCGGCTTGTTTGCGTACTCCGGCGGGATGATTTACACCGCCGTCCACCCGTTCGCGCACGGACTGGAGGAGTTAGGACTCCAACTCGGCATCCCGCCGTTCTTCATGATTCAGTGGCTCGCGCCACTGGCCTCCGAGTCGCCCGAACTCATCGTGGTCGCGTACCTCGTCAACAAGGCGCGCTCGACCGCCGGGTTCAACGCGCTCATCTCCTCGAAGCTCAACCAGTGGACGCTCCTCATCGGGACGCTCGCGGTGGTCTACAGCATCGCCGCCGGGTCCATCGGTGCGCTCCCCTTCGACGAGAAACAGCAGGCCGAAATCTGGATCACCGCGGCCCAGAGCTTCTTCGCGCTCGGCGTGCTGGCGAACTTCGAGATCAGCGTCCGGGAGGCCGTCGTCCTCCTCGTGCTGTTCGTCTCGCAGGTCGCCGCCGAGTTCTGGATCATCCAGACGATGGCCGACGCGCAGGCTCACGAACTCAGCATGCTCATCCTCTACGCCTACACCGCCGTCTACGTGGTCCTCGGCGTGGGCCTGTTCGTCGCCCGGCGCGACGAACTCCGGGGTATCTACGACCGCACCGCCGCGAACGCTCGCAACGCCCTCCCCGGCGGGTCCGAGCAGGTCGAACACGCCGACTGA
- a CDS encoding transcription elongation factor Spt5 — MAMYAVKTTASQERTVADMIINREEPEIHAALAPDSLTSYVMVEADNDAVISRVLEEIPHARSMVPGASDISEVEHFLSPTPDVEGIAEGDIVELIAGPFKGEKAQVQRIDEGKDQVTVELYEATVPIPVTVRGDQIRVLDSEER, encoded by the coding sequence ATGGCAATGTACGCAGTCAAGACGACCGCGAGTCAGGAGCGCACCGTGGCGGACATGATTATCAACCGCGAGGAGCCAGAGATTCACGCCGCGCTCGCGCCCGACTCGCTGACGAGCTACGTGATGGTCGAGGCCGACAACGACGCGGTCATCAGCCGCGTCCTCGAGGAGATTCCCCACGCTCGGAGCATGGTGCCCGGCGCGAGCGACATCTCCGAGGTCGAACACTTCCTCTCGCCGACCCCCGACGTGGAGGGCATCGCCGAGGGCGACATCGTGGAACTCATCGCCGGGCCGTTCAAGGGCGAGAAAGCGCAGGTCCAGCGCATCGACGAGGGCAAGGACCAAGTGACGGTCGAACTGTACGAAGCGACGGTCCCGATTCCGGTGACCGTGCGGGGTGACCAAATTCGAGTCTTGGACTCCGAAGAGCGATAA
- a CDS encoding 2-amino-3,7-dideoxy-D-threo-hept-6-ulosonate synthase yields MNVGTAARLERIGTDGTHVIIPMDHGITLGAVNGLVDIESTIDAVTRGGADAVLTQKGIAPRVHDNKNGAGYVVHLNASTSIGPDNDDKRLTGSVEEAVRAGADAVSFHINVGSEYEREQLEELAELTEEAARLGMPVLAMAYARGPGVDEHDAESLGHAVRLAEEVGCDVVKTAYSGDAESFERVVESTRLPVVIAGGEPEGDRATLEAVRGAMDAGAAGVSMGRSIFQHDDPEAITRAVTSVVHDGLSSEDALREAGLAVEA; encoded by the coding sequence ATGAACGTCGGAACTGCGGCACGACTCGAACGCATCGGCACAGACGGGACGCACGTAATCATCCCGATGGACCACGGCATCACACTGGGTGCGGTGAACGGTCTCGTGGACATCGAATCGACCATCGACGCGGTGACTCGCGGGGGTGCAGACGCGGTGTTGACCCAGAAAGGCATCGCGCCGCGGGTCCACGACAACAAGAACGGCGCGGGGTACGTCGTCCACCTCAACGCCTCTACTTCTATCGGCCCGGACAACGACGACAAGCGCCTGACCGGCTCCGTCGAGGAGGCGGTCCGGGCGGGCGCGGACGCGGTGTCGTTCCACATCAACGTCGGGAGCGAGTACGAGCGCGAGCAGCTGGAGGAACTCGCGGAACTCACCGAGGAGGCCGCCCGACTCGGGATGCCGGTGCTGGCGATGGCCTACGCCCGCGGGCCGGGCGTGGACGAACACGACGCCGAGAGTCTGGGTCACGCGGTCCGCCTCGCCGAGGAGGTCGGCTGTGACGTGGTGAAGACGGCCTACAGCGGCGACGCCGAGAGCTTCGAGCGCGTGGTCGAATCGACCCGGCTCCCGGTCGTCATCGCCGGGGGCGAACCGGAGGGCGACCGCGCGACCCTCGAAGCGGTTCGCGGCGCGATGGACGCGGGCGCGGCGGGGGTCTCGATGGGCCGGTCCATCTTCCAGCACGACGACCCCGAGGCGATTACCCGCGCCGTGACGAGCGTGGTCCACGACGGTCTCTCCTCGGAGGACGCGCTCCGCGAGGCGGGGCTGGCGGTCGAAGCCTGA
- a CDS encoding DUF7109 family protein, giving the protein MADTKDELAGVVDLFGGLARDELEQALVELAFKQGDEVEREAVAVEIERAVEDYYLAEAEYAGDDAPGGGSEAPDSILVAGPAAFPTVPENGEDLPHILDVPDRELDREELGETVADRLYEEARTVAAAGDAERARELLDVSYDLEAWAPVEADDVRERLDRAFE; this is encoded by the coding sequence ATGGCCGACACCAAAGACGAACTCGCCGGGGTGGTAGACCTGTTCGGCGGCCTCGCCCGCGACGAACTCGAACAGGCGCTGGTCGAACTCGCGTTCAAGCAGGGCGACGAGGTCGAACGCGAGGCGGTCGCGGTCGAAATCGAGCGCGCGGTCGAAGACTACTATCTCGCGGAAGCCGAGTACGCGGGCGACGACGCCCCCGGCGGTGGTTCCGAAGCCCCCGACTCGATTCTCGTCGCCGGTCCAGCGGCGTTCCCCACGGTCCCGGAGAACGGCGAGGACCTGCCCCACATCCTCGACGTGCCCGACCGCGAGTTGGACCGCGAGGAGTTAGGCGAGACCGTCGCCGACCGACTCTACGAGGAGGCCCGGACCGTCGCCGCCGCGGGCGACGCCGAGCGAGCGCGGGAACTCCTCGACGTGAGCTACGACCTCGAAGCGTGGGCACCGGTGGAGGCCGACGACGTGCGCGAGCGGTTGGACCGGGCGTTCGAGTAG
- the ftsZ gene encoding cell division protein FtsZ: MDSLVEDAIEEAEGGQQDSRQASSGAGAQTQAANASGTMTDEELKDVLQDLQTDITVVGCGGAGGNTVNRMAEEGIHGAKLVAANTDVQHLVEIEADTKILMGEQKTQGRGAGSLPQVGEEAALESQEEIYDAIQGSDMVFVTAGLGGGTGTGSAPVVAKAARESGALTISIVTTPFTAEGEVRRTNAEAGLERLRDVSDTVIVVPNDRLLDSVGKLPVRQAFKVADEVLMRSVKGITELITKPGLVNLDFADVRTVMEKGGVAMIGLGESDSDAKAQDSVKSAMRSPLLDVDISGANSALVNVTGGNDMSIEEAEGVVEEIYDRIDPDARIIWGTSIDEELEGEMRTMIVVTGVESPQIYGRNEAQQAKANKRLQDIDYVE, translated from the coding sequence ATGGACTCGTTAGTCGAAGACGCCATCGAGGAAGCCGAGGGAGGACAGCAGGACTCCCGACAGGCCAGTTCGGGGGCTGGGGCACAGACGCAGGCCGCGAATGCGTCGGGGACGATGACAGACGAAGAGCTGAAGGATGTCCTGCAAGACCTCCAGACCGACATCACGGTCGTCGGCTGTGGCGGTGCCGGTGGCAACACGGTCAACCGCATGGCCGAGGAGGGCATCCACGGCGCGAAGCTCGTGGCGGCCAACACGGACGTACAGCACCTCGTGGAGATAGAGGCCGACACCAAGATTCTGATGGGCGAGCAGAAGACCCAAGGCCGGGGCGCTGGCTCGCTCCCGCAGGTCGGCGAGGAGGCCGCCCTCGAAAGTCAGGAGGAGATATACGACGCCATCCAAGGCTCGGACATGGTGTTCGTCACCGCCGGACTGGGCGGCGGGACGGGGACCGGGTCCGCGCCGGTCGTCGCCAAGGCCGCCCGCGAGTCGGGCGCGCTGACCATCTCCATCGTGACCACGCCGTTCACCGCCGAGGGAGAGGTCCGCCGGACCAACGCCGAGGCCGGACTCGAACGCCTGCGCGACGTGAGCGATACCGTCATCGTCGTGCCGAACGACCGCCTGCTCGACTCCGTGGGCAAACTTCCCGTCCGCCAAGCGTTCAAGGTCGCCGACGAGGTGCTGATGCGCTCGGTCAAGGGCATCACGGAACTCATCACCAAGCCCGGACTCGTCAACCTCGACTTCGCCGACGTTCGGACCGTCATGGAGAAAGGCGGCGTGGCGATGATCGGTCTCGGCGAGAGCGATTCCGACGCCAAAGCCCAAGATTCGGTCAAGTCCGCGATGCGCTCGCCGCTACTGGACGTGGACATCTCGGGCGCGAACTCCGCGCTCGTCAACGTCACGGGCGGCAACGACATGTCCATCGAGGAGGCCGAGGGCGTCGTGGAAGAAATCTACGACCGCATCGACCCCGACGCGCGCATCATCTGGGGGACCTCCATCGACGAGGAGTTGGAAGGCGAGATGCGGACGATGATAGTCGTCACGGGCGTCGAGTCGCCCCAAATCTACGGCCGCAACGAGGCCCAGCAGGCCAAGGCCAACAAGCGACTCCAAGACATCGACTACGTCGAGTAA
- a CDS encoding pyridoxal phosphate-dependent aminotransferase, protein MDYDTPLFFHVMQYAADADRDVVDMVSGNPDWGSPDAVSEGLHEYADLGGADFQYPPSEGLAALREEIAERRNVHESQVVVTNGGGEANYLAMARALERERGSEFVLTDPVYPYYPGKTTMLGASARYVATDDDGSLDPADVREAASDETAGIVVNTPNNPTGAVYDEETMRELVAIAEEFDALLVSDEVYDHFDFSGEFSSALSFDSDHRIVTNSYSKTFAITGFRVGYAVFPESLVDVAKTRHMLTNVATTRPGQYAVLHALRNTDPAYYEANRELLRERVATFTDALDAAGADYSTPDGAFYVMARFPEFPGTLENVERLVDEAGVAGMPGEAFGESRDDWLRFALVSPRVEEAAERLAAYFA, encoded by the coding sequence ATGGACTACGATACGCCGTTGTTCTTCCACGTGATGCAGTACGCGGCCGACGCCGACCGGGACGTGGTGGACATGGTGAGCGGCAACCCCGACTGGGGGTCGCCCGACGCCGTCAGCGAAGGCCTCCACGAGTACGCCGATTTGGGCGGCGCGGACTTCCAGTACCCGCCCAGCGAGGGACTTGCCGCGCTCCGCGAGGAGATCGCCGAGCGCCGGAACGTCCACGAATCACAGGTCGTCGTGACCAACGGCGGCGGCGAGGCCAACTACCTCGCGATGGCCCGCGCGCTGGAGCGCGAGCGCGGGTCGGAGTTCGTCCTGACCGACCCCGTGTATCCGTACTATCCGGGGAAGACGACGATGCTCGGCGCGAGCGCGCGGTACGTCGCCACCGACGACGACGGGTCGCTGGACCCCGCGGACGTGCGCGAGGCCGCCAGCGACGAGACCGCCGGAATCGTGGTCAACACGCCGAACAACCCCACGGGAGCGGTCTACGACGAGGAGACCATGCGCGAACTGGTCGCTATCGCCGAGGAGTTCGACGCCCTCCTCGTCAGCGACGAGGTGTACGACCACTTCGACTTCTCGGGGGAGTTCTCCTCGGCGCTGTCGTTCGATTCAGACCACCGAATCGTGACGAACTCCTACTCGAAGACGTTCGCCATCACCGGGTTCCGGGTCGGGTACGCGGTCTTCCCCGAGTCGCTGGTGGACGTGGCCAAGACCCGCCACATGCTGACCAACGTCGCCACGACGCGGCCCGGCCAGTACGCGGTTCTCCACGCGCTCCGGAACACCGACCCGGCGTACTACGAGGCCAACCGCGAGCTACTGCGCGAGCGAGTCGCTACCTTCACCGACGCGCTGGACGCGGCGGGCGCTGACTACTCGACGCCCGACGGCGCGTTCTACGTGATGGCGCGGTTCCCCGAGTTCCCCGGCACGCTGGAGAACGTCGAGCGACTGGTGGACGAGGCGGGCGTCGCGGGTATGCCCGGCGAGGCGTTCGGCGAATCGCGCGACGATTGGCTCCGGTTCGCGCTGGTGAGTCCGCGGGTCGAGGAGGCCGCCGAGCGGTTGGCCGCGTACTTCGCGTAG
- a CDS encoding ester cyclase — MTHADPDAVRDYYERIDAEEYEAVFALFADDVTYERTGQRLDGMAEFREFYLDDRPLEDGDHEIHRVVADGDTVAVRGRFTGTQDGEEVAFGFADFHRFDDEGDIAERWTYTDRDEV, encoded by the coding sequence GTGACTCACGCAGACCCGGACGCGGTCCGCGACTACTACGAACGCATCGACGCCGAGGAGTACGAGGCGGTGTTCGCGCTGTTCGCCGACGACGTGACCTACGAGCGAACCGGCCAGCGACTCGACGGCATGGCCGAGTTCCGCGAGTTCTACCTCGACGACCGGCCGCTCGAAGACGGCGACCACGAGATTCACCGGGTCGTCGCGGACGGCGATACGGTCGCGGTCCGCGGGCGGTTCACCGGCACGCAGGACGGCGAGGAAGTAGCCTTCGGCTTCGCGGATTTCCACCGCTTCGACGACGAGGGCGACATCGCGGAGCGGTGGACCTACACCGACCGCGACGAGGTGTAG
- a CDS encoding calcium/sodium antiporter codes for MSAELLLSVDTLYLLGGILLLYLGAELLVDSASSLAVGYGIAPATVGVTVVAFSTTAPELFVSLVGGIGISSDIGLGNIIGSNIANLGLVLGTSALVQPLSVDSKLLWRHGPFMLAAAVLLVVLGSDGTLGQFDGAGMLALLAVFTGYMIYQSRSADDEVVPDEMQVESESGSVSARQLALLAGAGLCLLGGSIGLVQGGTGLLRSFGFDDLFIGITIIAFGTSLPELATSLVSSFRDEAEFSIGNVVGSNIYNVLAVIGLLAIVHPFSVKATVQTFHFPVMLAFTVGAMALMAIGRTVSRPGGIALVGAYGGFVYLLLP; via the coding sequence ATGTCGGCTGAACTATTGCTCTCGGTAGACACGCTGTATCTGCTCGGCGGCATCCTCCTGCTGTATCTGGGCGCGGAGTTGCTCGTAGACAGCGCCTCGTCGCTCGCGGTCGGCTACGGCATCGCGCCCGCGACGGTCGGCGTCACCGTCGTCGCGTTCTCGACGACCGCGCCCGAACTGTTCGTGAGTCTCGTCGGCGGCATCGGGATTTCCAGCGACATCGGACTGGGCAACATCATCGGGTCGAACATCGCTAACCTCGGGTTGGTCCTCGGAACGTCGGCGCTCGTCCAACCGCTGTCGGTCGATTCGAAGCTACTCTGGCGACACGGCCCGTTCATGCTCGCGGCCGCGGTGCTGCTCGTCGTGTTGGGGAGCGACGGGACGCTCGGCCAGTTCGACGGCGCGGGAATGCTCGCCTTGCTGGCGGTGTTCACGGGGTACATGATATACCAGTCCCGGTCGGCCGACGACGAGGTCGTCCCCGACGAGATGCAGGTCGAATCCGAGTCGGGGTCGGTCAGCGCCCGCCAACTCGCGTTGCTGGCTGGCGCTGGGTTGTGTCTGCTCGGCGGTTCCATCGGTCTCGTGCAGGGCGGCACCGGACTCCTCCGGTCGTTCGGCTTCGACGACCTCTTCATCGGCATCACCATCATCGCGTTCGGCACGTCGCTGCCCGAGTTGGCGACCTCGCTGGTGAGTTCGTTCCGCGACGAGGCGGAGTTCTCCATCGGCAACGTCGTCGGGTCGAACATTTACAACGTCCTCGCCGTCATCGGCCTCCTCGCCATCGTCCACCCCTTCTCGGTGAAAGCCACCGTCCAGACGTTCCACTTCCCGGTGATGCTGGCGTTCACCGTTGGCGCGATGGCGCTGATGGCCATCGGGCGAACCGTCTCGCGTCCGGGCGGTATCGCACTCGTCGGAGCCTACGGCGGGTTCGTCTACCTCCTGTTGCCGTGA
- a CDS encoding protein translocase SEC61 complex subunit gamma, whose protein sequence is MDVKLDLSSYVRVLKLASTPSWEEFSKISKIAGAGIILVGLLGFIIFAIMSFLPA, encoded by the coding sequence ATGGACGTAAAGCTCGATCTCTCGTCGTACGTGCGAGTTCTCAAACTCGCCAGCACGCCATCGTGGGAGGAGTTCTCGAAGATTTCGAAGATCGCGGGTGCGGGAATCATCTTGGTGGGACTCCTCGGCTTTATCATCTTCGCGATCATGAGTTTCCTCCCAGCGTAG
- a CDS encoding helix-hairpin-helix domain-containing protein: protein MGLLTKLKSLLGLEDDRSQVRRTESGVTIEREPDESAEPNVEAESAVKGVDTGAEESTDATETADGTESADAPDIEEAEPDETDAAETDSAETEVTDRTEAATGTETADDEPEPTPEETGEDAEETGADEEDAEAGISTEDVTTAPEGSESVETGRDDAAEPAEAVGPSTDAAEPEQTAGDEPEPTPEETDGAEPDPDQAADEPVGEGEPLEEVKGIGPAYAERLREAGVADVTELAKADAGQLADETGLSDKRIGTWIDRAQAR, encoded by the coding sequence ATGGGACTGCTCACTAAGCTGAAGTCGTTGCTTGGACTCGAGGACGACCGCTCGCAGGTGCGCCGGACGGAGTCCGGGGTGACCATCGAGCGCGAACCCGACGAGTCGGCCGAACCAAACGTAGAAGCCGAGAGCGCCGTCAAAGGCGTCGATACCGGCGCGGAGGAGTCCACCGACGCGACCGAGACCGCCGACGGAACCGAGTCTGCCGACGCCCCGGACATCGAGGAGGCCGAACCCGACGAAACCGATGCTGCCGAAACCGACTCCGCCGAGACCGAGGTGACTGACAGGACGGAAGCGGCTACCGGAACCGAGACCGCTGACGACGAACCCGAACCGACGCCCGAGGAGACCGGAGAGGACGCCGAGGAGACCGGGGCAGACGAGGAGGACGCCGAAGCGGGCATCTCGACCGAAGACGTGACGACGGCACCCGAAGGAAGCGAGAGCGTCGAGACCGGCCGCGACGACGCGGCCGAACCCGCCGAAGCGGTCGGTCCCTCGACCGACGCGGCCGAGCCGGAACAGACCGCTGGCGACGAACCCGAACCGACGCCCGAGGAGACCGACGGCGCGGAACCCGACCCCGACCAAGCCGCCGACGAACCGGTCGGCGAGGGCGAACCGCTCGAAGAAGTCAAGGGCATCGGCCCGGCCTACGCCGAACGACTCCGCGAGGCGGGGGTCGCCGACGTGACCGAACTGGCGAAGGCCGACGCGGGACAACTCGCCGACGAGACGGGCCTCTCCGACAAGCGCATCGGGACGTGGATAGACCGAGCGCAGGCGCGCTGA